TAGCAGGTATTTTTATTGGCTTTTAATTTTGTAATGGTTTCGACTGCTGCTACACCGGTTTTTTGTCCTCTTTCTTTACTGATTTCTGAAGGTTTAATTTCGCAGACTAAAAGTGTGTGTTTGTTATTTCGCATTCCTTCTGAAATATACTCATACAGTGTTGGAAGTTTTTCTCCATTAGAAAGTTTAAACTTTATTAAATCTGCATAATTCGTTTCTTCAATTAGCAATTTGTTATAATGTGCATCGTGATTAATGACAAGCGAATCATCTGCCGTTCTCCAAACATCAAATTCTGAACCTGGTAGTTTTAAATCAATCGCATGTCGTAATGATGCAATTGAATTTTCAGGAAGATTATTCTTTTTCCATGCGCCGCGATGTGCTACAATTGCATTCTTTTGTGCCTTACAAGATGAAAAAGCAATAAGGCATACAGCACCTAATATTTTAAAAGTATTCATAATAATCTGTAGTTAAAAAATTACAAAAAAGGTTCATCTGTTTAAAAAAAAGCCCTCCATATGAAGGGCCTTTAACTAATCAATAAACCAACTATTTAGTTAACTCAAAACTAACTTTCTTATCGGCGTTTGAATTTCCTCCTACGAAGATATCGAACTGCCCAGGCTCTGCTACGAATTGTAAATCAGAGTTATAAAATTTTAAATCTTCAACAGTAATATCAAAACTTACCGTTTGTTTTTCACCTTTTTTAAGTGTTATTTTTTGGAAACCTTTTAGTTCTCTAACTGGTCTTGTTACAGAACCTACAACATCTCTAATATATAATTGAACTGTTTCTTTTCCGTCAAAATTTCCAGTATTTGTTACATCAACTGTTACTTTCAATTTTCCAGAAGCATTCATTTTATCAGAAGAAATTTTGAGGTTTGAATAATCAAAAGTGGTGTAACTTAAACCAAATCCGAATGGAAATAAAGGCTCGTTTCTTTCGTCAATATAGTTTGATCTGAATTTTTCGAATTTCCCTTCTGTGTTAGAAAGCGGTCTTCCGGTATTTTTGTGTGCGTAGTAAATTGGCAATTGACCAACACTTCTAGGGAAAGTTGAAGTTAATTTTCCTGAAGGATTTACATCTCCAAATAAAACATCAGCAATAGCATAACCTGCTTCTGTACCAGCAAACCAAACGTTTAAAATTGCAGGAACTGTTTTTTCTTCATCCGTAATTACCAATGGACGTCCGTCAAATAAAACTAAAACAACTGGTTTTCCTGTTTTTAATAAAGCGTTTAATAAATCTTTTTGTGCTTGAGGAATACTTAAGTTTGTACGGCTGCTTGATTCTCCACTCATTTCTGCAGATTCTCCTAAAGCAGCAACAATAACATCTGACTGCTCTGCTACTTTTAACGCTTCTGCTAATAAATCTTCTTTTGAACGAGCATCACGATGTAATGTTTTTCCAAACATTGTTGCATTCGTTTCAAAAGTTTCATCGTAATCTAAATTGCTTCCTTTAGCATACAAAACTTTAGTTCCTGCTCCTGCAACTTCTTTAATACCTCTTAATAATGAAACAGCATTTTCCATTCTGGTAGCTACACTCCAGGTTCCTGGCATGTTTTCTTTAGCATCAGCCAATGGTCCGATTAGACCAATTGTTCCTGATTTTTTAAGTGGTAAAAGCTGATTTTGGTTTTTTAATAATACTAAAGACTGTGCGGCAATTTCACGTGCCTCTTTACGGCTATCAATTGTGAAAATTTCAGTTTTAGCTCTTTTTTCGTCACAATATTTGTATGGATCTTGGAATAATCCTAAATCGTATTTTGCTTCTAAAATCAATCTAACAGCATTGTCGATTGTTTCGATTTTCACTTTTCCTTCATCTAAAGATTTTTTCAAAGTTCCTAAGAAACCTTCTCCAACCATATCCATTTCAACTCCTGCATTCATCGCTAGAGCAGAAACTTGCTGCAAGTCTCCCATTCCATGCTCGATCATTTCAGGAATACCAGTAAAGTCTGTTACCACAAATCCTTTGAAACCCCATTGTTTTCTTAAAACATCTGTCATTAGCCATTTGTTTCCAGTTGCAGGAATTCCATCAACTTCGTTAAAAGAAGCCATTACAGATCCTACACCAGCATCAACAGCCGCTTTGTAAGGAGGAAAATAATCGTTAAACATTCTTATGTGACTCATATCTACTGTGTTGTAATCACGTCCCGCTTCTGGAGCTCCATATAATGCGAAGTGCTTTACACAGGCTAAAATTGAGTTATTTTTAGAAAGATCGTGCTGCTGGTAACCATTTACCATTGCTTTTGCAATCTGGCTTCCTAAGTATGGATCTTCTCCTGAACCTTCAGAAACTCTTCCCCATCGTGGATCACGAGAAATATCAACCATTGGAGAGAATGTCCAGTTGATTCCGTCTGCACTTGCTTCTTTAGCAGCAATCTGCGCACTTCTTTCGATTAAGCCCATGTCCCAAGTACAAGACAATCCTAGTGGAATTGGGAATGTTGTTTCGTAACCGTGAATTACGTCCATTCCAAAAAGTAACGGAATTTTTAAACGGCTTTTTTCAACCGCAATTTTCTGTACTTCTTTGATTTTCTGAACTGATTTAATGTTGAACAAACCGCCCACTTTACCTTCAGCAATATTTTTTGCCACATTTGAGCTATTCGCCTGCCCTGTGGTAATATCACCAGATGTTGGCAGGTTTAATTGACCCAATTTCTCGTCTAAAGTCATTTTTGACATTAACTCCGCCACAAATTCAGACCTTGGTTTAATTTTCACTGTATTTTTAGAAGGCTTTTTTTGAGCGTAACCCAAAACAGCACATCCTAAAAAAAGTAAGACTAATTTGTTTTTCATTCTATTTTATTTATTTGTTTGTATTTGTTTTCTTCTGCTGAAACATCCAGTTGTAAATCTCTGGATTGTCATAGACTCTTGTCCAGCTGTCATGATCTGCATCATCAAAAATAGTCAGCTTCACATCTTTTGCATTGCATTTTTTCAATTCGTTATAAATTGTAATTGCGTAATTCACATTGACTACATTATCTTGTAATCCGTGAAAAATTCTGGTTGGAATATTGGCTATTTCACAAGCTTTTTCTAACTGAATTAAATCTACAAAACCAGCGACAGGTACGTTTGCGGCAAATAGATCAGGATGTGCAAAAGCCAAATTCCATGAAGCCCAGCCTCCTGAGCTCAAACCAGTAACATATATTCTTTCTGAATCAATTTTATTTTCTTTCTGAATTTTTACTATCAGCTGATAAATAGATTCTATATCCCAATTTTCATCTTCTTTGCACTGTGGAGCCAAAACATAAGCATCTAATTGATGCGTTTTTAAATATTTTAAAGGACCGTGAATTTTGATCTTTTCAATATCAGTTCCTTTTTCTCCATCCCCAGAAATAAAAACAATCATTGGTTTTTTCTCGTTTGTATTTGCAGGACGATGCAATGCATAACCCAACTCATATTTAGACATTATGACTGTATTAATTTTTCCTGTCGTTTCGGTTTGTGCCGATACAATCATAGAAAATAATAGAAATACAAATGCCATTTTATTTTTCATAGAAACTTAAATCCCGTATTTACCAGACTTAAATCCAAGTTTTGTTAAACCTTGTTTTACTTCTGGTGCGTTCATAAATAATTTCCACAACAAACCTGTTCTGTAGTTTTCAATCATTACCACTTCTGGGCCTTGATCGATTGCTAAGTATCGTTTTGCCACCCATTTATTTCCTAAACTTAAAGCATCATAAAAACCTGCATCTCCCCAAGTTTCCTGCTTATGATTGTCATATAAATTGCGAATTAAAGCCATTGATTCTTTTGGCGTATACACAATTGAACTGATTGCTGCTGTTGGCGAAATCACACCTTGATCATTGCTTGGCATGTGCGCATTGTATCCGATAGAGCCATCAGGGTTTCTAGAATAAGATGCTGTTAATCCCCAATAATCTGGTCCGTAACCTGCATTTTTATTCGGATTTTCAACACAAAACTGATAATTGATTTTGGTTTGATTTACGTTTAAATCCCAGTAGTTTGCATACTGATCACTCAATTGATTTGGATCTAAACCTACATAAGAATAATGTGCCCAGAATAACGGACCTCCAAATTCTTCTGCACCATTGTGCTTTAAAATAAGAGGGATATTATATTTTGTTTTTGAAGAAACTATGCCTCCGCTTCTCGCCCATCCTTCATGATACGCTTTTGCCTCAATACTGTGAGTTGGCGAAGACGCTGCCATTACATATGTGATAAGGCATTCGTTATATCCTTGTAGTGGAAAGTTCATCTCCCAAGCATAACTCGGAGACCAGTGCCAATATAAAACATTTTTTTGATTGGTATACCATTGCCATTCGACTCCTTTCCAAAGTGCATCAAATTTTTGAGCGACCGCTTTTTCTTTTTCAGAACCATCTTTAAGATATTCACGAACGGTAATCATTCCTGCAACCAAAAACGAGGTTTCAACTAAGTCTCCTCCATTATCTTTGGTTCCAAAAGGTTTTACTTTTCCTGTATTTCCATCAATCCAGTGTGACCATGCTCCATGAAAACGGTCTGCTTTACCTAAAAAGTCTGCAATTTTGTTAAGCCTTTCTACTCCTTGTTCTTTTGTAATATACCCTTGCGACATTCCTGAAACAAGTGCCATTAATCCAAATCCTGAGCCACCAGTTGTTACGATATTAGAATCGTTTTCAGGATAAATTCCATCTGGATGATAACGTTCTCTAGCTAAACCCGAATTTGGTTCTGCATAATCCCAGAAATATTTAAATGTTTGTTTTTGAACGGCATCTAAAAGCTGCTCATCGGTTAATGCAACAACGCCAGAAGTATTTTCTTCTTCATTTCCTTTCGACTTATCTACATTTGATCCACAACTAAAAAAAGTAAAAGCTAAAAATAAAACTGAAATTCTAATCATTATAAAAATTTAATATTGAATAAATAATCACTTCCTTCAAACTATCGAAGGAAGTGATTTTAAAGATTTAATTAGTAACCAGGGTTTTGAACTGTTACTCCTCCTGATTGCTGAACAACTGTAGCAGGAATTGGATACAACTCGTGTTTACCAACTATAAATGTTTTTCCATTAGGGAAAGCTGGGCTTACATCTGCTTTCATCGCAGCTTCCGCTTGTCCAGTTCTTACAAGATCGAACCATCTATCATGCTCAAAAGCAAATTCTAATCTTCTTTCTTTGTAAATTGCTTTTCTAACATCTGACTGACCTGTAGCTGGAGTGTCACCTAGACCAGCTCTGTGTCTAATCTGATTAATTAAAGGAATTGCTTCTGAAGTTTGTCCTAATTCATTTAGAGCCTCAGCTTTCATTAAAATTACCTCAGCATATCTTAAATATCTAAGATTTACATCTGTAAATTCTTGGTTATAAAATGCTGATGAATACGCTTTATAATTATACATTGGGTTAGAAACTGTAGATGCTACTTCTCTACCATCGTATAAAACTGATCCTCTAAAAATAATCGTTGCTGCTCTTCTTACATCTCCTGCTTCATAAGCATTAGCAAGCCCTTGAGATGGTGTATTGAAACCCCATCCCCATCCTCCAGCACCTCTAGGCGCTTGAGATACAGTATAGTTTCCGATTCCGTATCCTGGAGAAGAAGTTCCTCCAATTCCATTAATTTCAAAAATTGATTCTGCACCAAATTCTCCTTCTTTTTTATATTGTAAAGAATAGTCCGAAACTAAAGAATAACCTGTTACTTTATCACAATTGTCAATTACTTTTTGCCAATTTTTTTGATATAAATTAACCTTAGCCAATAAAGCATAAGCTGCTCCTTTAGATGCACGTGCAACGTCTGTTCCACTATATGATGATTTTAATGGTAATGCTTGTATAGCATCATTTAAATCTTGCTCGATAAAAGCATAGACCTCAGCTGGAGTTTTACGAGTTAACTGCATGATTCTATCGTCATCATTTCCTGGAACTGGTAAATGGTCTACAATTGGAACTCCACCATATCCTTTAACTAAAGTAAAGTACATAAATGCTCTTAAAAATTTCGCCTCTCCTTCTAATCTGGTTTTTAAAGCAGGAGTTACTTGTGTAAGCTTTGGAAACATCGCTAATGCTTGATTTGCTCTGTTGATACCTGCATAATTATAATTCCAAATACTACTGAAAGATGGTGTTGAAGAATTAAAAGTTAACGCATCTAAAACATCTTTATCAGTACCAGTATCTCCGGGATCTGAACCTTTATCGGCATCATCAGTCATAATACTGGTAACCCCGTTCCAAGCAAAAGAAGACATGTCCCAAGATAAAAATATATTATAAACTGCATCAACCATTGAGGTTGCACCTGCATCACTATCTACTAAAGCAGGATCGGCAGGAATATTTTGTGTTTGATCTACATCTAAAAATTCATCTGAACATCCAGATACAAACAAACCAGAAAGTATAAAAAGTGATATATATAATCGTTTCATGATATTAAAATTTTAAGTTTGCACCAACTACAAATGTCTTTAACGCTGGATAAGCATCTAACTCAACTCCTTGAGTACCTGTTACTAACTGACCATCTCCTAAAACTTCAGGTGAGAATCCTGAATATTTTTGAGTAATGAAAGGGTTCATAGCATTTACATAAATTCTACAGTAATTAATGAAACCTTCTTCTTTTAGAGGAAGCTTATATCCTAAAGTAATGTTATTGATTCTGAAGAAATCTCCAGATTCTAAATAATAGGTTGATGCAACTGGAACCTGATTAAATGGTGCTGGATTAGTACCTGTAGTGTTGGTTGGAGTCCACATATTGTTTAATAAAGAGGCTTCAACATTTTCTCCATAAAAACGCTGTGCTTTTTTTCCGTTATAAACTTTTGATCCACCTACTCCATATCCGTCAACAGAAAAGTCAATGTTTTTATAATTTAATCCCACAGTAACTCCATAATTAGAAGTCGGTAAAACTGAACCTACATATTTTCTGTCTTTAGTTTGGTCTAAAGCTCCTTGAGGCACTTTACTTCCGTTTGCTGTATAGTATAACATTTGTCCGTTTGCTGGATCAACGCCGGCATACTCATACATATAGAAACTTCCTAAAGGCTGTCCAACTGATGTATTATCAAGTATTTTTGTAACCTGACCATTTCCTAATGAACCACCATTTACTGTTGCAATTTGAACATTTTTTAAACTAGCTAGTTCATTTTTATTGTGAGAAAAATTTCCTCCTATCCAGTAACTTAAGTTATCTGTAATTTTGTCATCCCAACGTAAAGCGATTTCAAAACCTTTATTAGTTACTTCACCAACATGTGTTGGAGATTCTAATGTAATTCCTGATGTAGAATAAGGCTTAACATTCAAAATAGCATTGTTAGTATTTTTACTATAAATATCAAATGATCCTTTTAATCTACTATTAAACAATTCAACATCTAAACCTGCAGAAGCTTCTTCTACAATTTCCCATGATAAACTTGGGTCAATCTGAGAATTGATAGTTGTTCCTGAACCACCATTATAATCTACTCCAGATGTAAATGACTGGATATTTAATGGCACTTTTTGGTTTCCTAATTTACCCCAAGAACCTCTCAGTTTTAATAAATCTAAACCTTTGATATCAGATAAGAAACTTTCTTTTGTTACAATCCATCCAATACCCATTGATGGGAATGTACCCCAACGGTAATCACTTGAATAATTTGAAGAACCATCACGTCTTACAGTACCTGTTAATAAGTATCTGTCCATTAATTTGTATTGAAAACGAGCAAAATAAGATGCTAATCTAGATTGATTTTCGTTTACAGCTTTATAGGTAGTAACGCCTCCATTTTGTGCATAGGCAACACCATCAAGTCCCCAATAATTACTATTAGGATTTACATTCTTAATATCAGCAGTCGTTTTAGATCTTGTACCTAAAACGTTAGCTTCGATACCAGCAGTAACTTCTACATCGTGAATTTCTCCAAAAACCTTATTATATGTAAAATAATTAGATAAATTCCAATTGAAATAATCGTCTGTATTTCTTGTTAATGTGTTTGTATTCAAACTTTTTTTGTCGTAAGCAGATTCTACTCTACTTGGATCAGCTGCTAACCAAAGACCTAAATTGTCTACAAAATTATATTGCTTATACGTGTAATATTCTCCATTAAATTGAGATGTGAATTTCAATGACTTGATTATATCCCAATCTAATCGTAATCCACCTTGAAGCATAACCGTTTTTTGCTGCTCATTATTATAATCTAAAGCAACAACAGGATTACCAACTGAGTTAAAAGAATCACCTGTTTCACCAACAACACCATTCAAAATAAATGGTACTCCATATTTTCCGTCAGGGTAACGTACAGGAACTAAAGGTGATTGTCTGTAAGCTGATGTAAATGCAGACATCGGTTTTGGTGTGTTTTTTATAGAACTAACACTAAAATTTTGGCTAATTTTAAGTTTCTCAGAAATTTTGTACTCATTATTACTTCTAAAAGTAGTACGTCCATATTCAGTTCCTTTCAAAATTCCTTCTTCTTCGTAGTTTCCTACACTAAAAAAGTATTTAATATTTTCTCCCGATCCAGAAAGAGATACATTATTTTGAGTATACACTCCTGTTTTTGTTATCTCATCAAACCAATTTGTGTTATAAAGCTGATTTTGAGAAAATCTACCAGCAGGAAACTGGCTGATAAACGCTGCATTATTATACTGAATGTATTGGTCAGCATTGGCCATTTTTACCTTTTTTAGAGGTGATCTAAAACCAGCATAACTGTCAATATCTACTACAAGTTTTCCTTTCCCTGTTTTAGTAGTAATCATGATAACCCCATTAGCACCTCTCGTACCATAAATAGCAAGCGCAGAAGCATCTTTTAAAACTTCATATGAAGTAATATCATTTGCGTTGATATTATTAATATTATCAGTAGGCATACCATCAACAACGTATAATGGACTTCTTCCTCCTAATGCAGTACCAACCCCTCTAATAACAATTGAAGGTGTACTACCAGGGGCATCAGAAGTAGCTACTTGAACCCCAGCGGCTTTACCTTGAATAGCTTGAGAAGCGTTAATTACTTTCATTTTGGTAATTTCTTCAGATTTAATAGAACTTACAGCTGAAGTATTATCCACTTTTTTTCTTGTACCGTACCCAATAACTACAACTTCTTTTAATTCAGTATCACCTGATTCTTTTAAAGTAATGGTCATTGGTGCGGCAGTTGCCGGTACAGAAACTGGATCAAAACCTAACATAGAGACTTTTAATATGTCTCCAGGTTTTGCATTGATTGTAAAGTTTCCGTCGAAATCTGCGTCTGCAGTGGCTCTAGCATCAGATGAAGCGATTATCGCTCCTGGAATTCCCATTCCGCTACTGTCCACTACTTTTCCTTTAATTGCTTGTGCCTGTCCGGACACATATGCCGGAAGCATTATTAGCACAAATAAGCTAAAAATAAAATTTTTCATACAGTTTGTAATCGTTTAAGTTAGTAGAGCCAAATTAAGCAATTACAACGTTGTAGTACATCATTTACCACTACAGCATAGCTACATCATTATGTTAAAATATAATTACAAAAATTTGATAATCAAACAATTAAATGTTAAGAAAATTTCATTAACATAACGTTATGATGTAGTAATGATGTATTGGAATTATATAAAAAATGGTATCGAAAAATATAAGATCATCAAAAAACAAAATCAAATCTTACAGACTTAATAAAAACTTTGACAGGTTTTCTTCTTGATTAAGTCCTAATTTCTTTCTGAGACGATATCTGTGTAATTCTACACCTCGAAAAGAGATATTCATCATAGGGGCAATTTCCTTTGAAGAAAGATTCATTTTTAGATAAATACATAGTTTTATATCCTTTGGAGTTAGGTTTGGATATTTTTTAGAAAGGTTTACAATAAATTCGTTGTGAATTTGATTCAGATTCGTTTCAAATATTTCCCACTCATGTTTATTTACTTCATTTATCTTAATAGCTTTTTTGATTTCACTCTTCAGCTTACCAAAGTCTTTTTCAGAATCTAAAATATTTTGAATCTTATCAATCATCTCAGTTTGTTTGGCAATTGATAACGATTTACCCGCTACTTCTGATGATTTTGTTTGAAGTTCTAATTCTAAAATATGTTTTTCGTATTCCTGACTATTTAATTCATTTTCTTTTTTCAATTCCATTTCCAGAATCTCACGCTGATGCTTCAATTCTTCAGCTTGTAATTTCAATTTTTGAGTATAACGAAGTTTATTCCATTTATAATAGAAGAATAATACCGCTGCAATTACTAGAAGATAAAGCAGAATCATCCAAAATGAAAAATACCAAGGTTGTGCCACTTTAAAATCAAAACTTGACACTTTATCATAGTTTGCGCCATCATGTTTGTAAATCACAACAGAATGAGAACCGCTGCCTAAATTGTTTAGTACAATTGAACCATTTGTTATAGGAATGTAATTTTTATCTTTATTGATCTGATAAAATAAATTAGGTTTACTTGCTCCGTAAATTCCTGATATTACGTTTATTTTTAATTCGGTGTTGTGCTTAATTTTTCCTTCATCAGGCAGTAATTCATGGTTATTATAAGCTTCTACTTTTACCCCTCTATTTTGTCTGTTGATGTACCCAAGCTGAAGTGAAATAAAACCATCGTCAAGGTTCATTAAATAATGATTGTTGCTTCTAAAAATTCGCAGATTTTCATTAATTAATTTTCCTTTGTAATATTTCTCTTGAATAATATTCCAGATAAATTTTCCATCATGAGCATAGATATGATATAAAATTCCCTCTTGAAGAACTAAAAAATGATCTTTGTCGATAGCAATGACATCTGAAATGTTTTTGAAATTAGAATTGAACAATTCATTTTCTTCCAATTTATTTGAAAGCGAATTAAATGTGTACCAAACGTTATTTATGAGAAAAAGGATTTCGTCTCGAAACTCGAAAATTTTAACGCCAAAATCATTTTTAATTTTGCTTTGCTGCGTAATGTTTTCTATTTTCTTTGTCTTGTAATTATCATCAAGTAATACTCTGTACAATCCGCGATAATTATCGGCCGCCCAAATTTCGTTTTTCTTATTTTGAGCTACGTATTTAATGGGTTTTGTAAAATCATTAATTACTTTACTTTTTTTAAAATCTGAAGAATCGTCATAAACCAAAATACCGCTGTAAGTTGATTGAAAATAAGTATCATTAATAATGCTTTTTGAGAAATTCCATCCTCCGCTTACATTATTAATTTTGGTTAAGGCTCCGTTTTCATAGCAGAAAGTTCCGTCATTATGACCAATAATATATTTGTCATTTATTTTGGTAATATTCCAGCCTTGTCCCTGCGTATTGGGCATCATTTTAAAATTACCCGAATCGAATTCGAAAATTCCGTGATTTGATGCAATTAGATATCCTTTCTTCGTCGTTGCAACAGAATATACAGAACCTAAAATCCCAGAATTATCATAGAAAAACGAAATTGGTGAATTTACCTCGACATGGGCAATTCCGTTATCGAGTCCAAGCCATAAATCTTCTTCTTTATCAAAACCAATACTTAAAACCGAATTGTTCATTAAAACATTATTCCTATCAATATTTTTATAGGAATTTGTTTTAAAATCATAAATAAAAACGCCTTTATTTCCAGTTCCCACAACGAGTTTATTGTTTCTGATAAATTTGGCAACATTGATTCCGTTTGATTTTAAGGTTTCATTTAACGGATTATTCCATGCTTTTAAACCATTTTTTCCGA
This is a stretch of genomic DNA from Flavobacterium endoglycinae. It encodes these proteins:
- a CDS encoding SusC/RagA family TonB-linked outer membrane protein yields the protein MKNFIFSLFVLIMLPAYVSGQAQAIKGKVVDSSGMGIPGAIIASSDARATADADFDGNFTINAKPGDILKVSMLGFDPVSVPATAAPMTITLKESGDTELKEVVVIGYGTRKKVDNTSAVSSIKSEEITKMKVINASQAIQGKAAGVQVATSDAPGSTPSIVIRGVGTALGGRSPLYVVDGMPTDNINNINANDITSYEVLKDASALAIYGTRGANGVIMITTKTGKGKLVVDIDSYAGFRSPLKKVKMANADQYIQYNNAAFISQFPAGRFSQNQLYNTNWFDEITKTGVYTQNNVSLSGSGENIKYFFSVGNYEEEGILKGTEYGRTTFRSNNEYKISEKLKISQNFSVSSIKNTPKPMSAFTSAYRQSPLVPVRYPDGKYGVPFILNGVVGETGDSFNSVGNPVVALDYNNEQQKTVMLQGGLRLDWDIIKSLKFTSQFNGEYYTYKQYNFVDNLGLWLAADPSRVESAYDKKSLNTNTLTRNTDDYFNWNLSNYFTYNKVFGEIHDVEVTAGIEANVLGTRSKTTADIKNVNPNSNYWGLDGVAYAQNGGVTTYKAVNENQSRLASYFARFQYKLMDRYLLTGTVRRDGSSNYSSDYRWGTFPSMGIGWIVTKESFLSDIKGLDLLKLRGSWGKLGNQKVPLNIQSFTSGVDYNGGSGTTINSQIDPSLSWEIVEEASAGLDVELFNSRLKGSFDIYSKNTNNAILNVKPYSTSGITLESPTHVGEVTNKGFEIALRWDDKITDNLSYWIGGNFSHNKNELASLKNVQIATVNGGSLGNGQVTKILDNTSVGQPLGSFYMYEYAGVDPANGQMLYYTANGSKVPQGALDQTKDRKYVGSVLPTSNYGVTVGLNYKNIDFSVDGYGVGGSKVYNGKKAQRFYGENVEASLLNNMWTPTNTTGTNPAPFNQVPVASTYYLESGDFFRINNITLGYKLPLKEEGFINYCRIYVNAMNPFITQKYSGFSPEVLGDGQLVTGTQGVELDAYPALKTFVVGANLKF
- the bglX gene encoding beta-glucosidase BglX, whose amino-acid sequence is MKNKLVLLFLGCAVLGYAQKKPSKNTVKIKPRSEFVAELMSKMTLDEKLGQLNLPTSGDITTGQANSSNVAKNIAEGKVGGLFNIKSVQKIKEVQKIAVEKSRLKIPLLFGMDVIHGYETTFPIPLGLSCTWDMGLIERSAQIAAKEASADGINWTFSPMVDISRDPRWGRVSEGSGEDPYLGSQIAKAMVNGYQQHDLSKNNSILACVKHFALYGAPEAGRDYNTVDMSHIRMFNDYFPPYKAAVDAGVGSVMASFNEVDGIPATGNKWLMTDVLRKQWGFKGFVVTDFTGIPEMIEHGMGDLQQVSALAMNAGVEMDMVGEGFLGTLKKSLDEGKVKIETIDNAVRLILEAKYDLGLFQDPYKYCDEKRAKTEIFTIDSRKEAREIAAQSLVLLKNQNQLLPLKKSGTIGLIGPLADAKENMPGTWSVATRMENAVSLLRGIKEVAGAGTKVLYAKGSNLDYDETFETNATMFGKTLHRDARSKEDLLAEALKVAEQSDVIVAALGESAEMSGESSSRTNLSIPQAQKDLLNALLKTGKPVVLVLFDGRPLVITDEEKTVPAILNVWFAGTEAGYAIADVLFGDVNPSGKLTSTFPRSVGQLPIYYAHKNTGRPLSNTEGKFEKFRSNYIDERNEPLFPFGFGLSYTTFDYSNLKISSDKMNASGKLKVTVDVTNTGNFDGKETVQLYIRDVVGSVTRPVRELKGFQKITLKKGEKQTVSFDITVEDLKFYNSDLQFVAEPGQFDIFVGGNSNADKKVSFELTK
- a CDS encoding carboxylesterase family protein, whose translation is MKNKMAFVFLLFSMIVSAQTETTGKINTVIMSKYELGYALHRPANTNEKKPMIVFISGDGEKGTDIEKIKIHGPLKYLKTHQLDAYVLAPQCKEDENWDIESIYQLIVKIQKENKIDSERIYVTGLSSGGWASWNLAFAHPDLFAANVPVAGFVDLIQLEKACEIANIPTRIFHGLQDNVVNVNYAITIYNELKKCNAKDVKLTIFDDADHDSWTRVYDNPEIYNWMFQQKKTNTNK
- a CDS encoding glycerophosphodiester phosphodiesterase family protein encodes the protein MNTFKILGAVCLIAFSSCKAQKNAIVAHRGAWKKNNLPENSIASLRHAIDLKLPGSEFDVWRTADDSLVINHDAHYNKLLIEETNYADLIKFKLSNGEKLPTLYEYISEGMRNNKHTLLVCEIKPSEISKERGQKTGVAAVETITKLKANKNTCYISFDYDILKKIREIDPKTSLQYLEGNKSPKEVKADKINGVDFHYSVFQKHPEWIKEAKDNKILLNAWTVNDAAVMDWLIDQKFNYITTNEPELLSERLKAKK
- a CDS encoding glucoamylase family protein, with product MIRISVLFLAFTFFSCGSNVDKSKGNEEENTSGVVALTDEQLLDAVQKQTFKYFWDYAEPNSGLARERYHPDGIYPENDSNIVTTGGSGFGLMALVSGMSQGYITKEQGVERLNKIADFLGKADRFHGAWSHWIDGNTGKVKPFGTKDNGGDLVETSFLVAGMITVREYLKDGSEKEKAVAQKFDALWKGVEWQWYTNQKNVLYWHWSPSYAWEMNFPLQGYNECLITYVMAASSPTHSIEAKAYHEGWARSGGIVSSKTKYNIPLILKHNGAEEFGGPLFWAHYSYVGLDPNQLSDQYANYWDLNVNQTKINYQFCVENPNKNAGYGPDYWGLTASYSRNPDGSIGYNAHMPSNDQGVISPTAAISSIVYTPKESMALIRNLYDNHKQETWGDAGFYDALSLGNKWVAKRYLAIDQGPEVVMIENYRTGLLWKLFMNAPEVKQGLTKLGFKSGKYGI
- a CDS encoding RagB/SusD family nutrient uptake outer membrane protein; this encodes MKRLYISLFILSGLFVSGCSDEFLDVDQTQNIPADPALVDSDAGATSMVDAVYNIFLSWDMSSFAWNGVTSIMTDDADKGSDPGDTGTDKDVLDALTFNSSTPSFSSIWNYNYAGINRANQALAMFPKLTQVTPALKTRLEGEAKFLRAFMYFTLVKGYGGVPIVDHLPVPGNDDDRIMQLTRKTPAEVYAFIEQDLNDAIQALPLKSSYSGTDVARASKGAAYALLAKVNLYQKNWQKVIDNCDKVTGYSLVSDYSLQYKKEGEFGAESIFEINGIGGTSSPGYGIGNYTVSQAPRGAGGWGWGFNTPSQGLANAYEAGDVRRAATIIFRGSVLYDGREVASTVSNPMYNYKAYSSAFYNQEFTDVNLRYLRYAEVILMKAEALNELGQTSEAIPLINQIRHRAGLGDTPATGQSDVRKAIYKERRLEFAFEHDRWFDLVRTGQAEAAMKADVSPAFPNGKTFIVGKHELYPIPATVVQQSGGVTVQNPGY